A stretch of Henckelia pumila isolate YLH828 chromosome 4, ASM3356847v2, whole genome shotgun sequence DNA encodes these proteins:
- the LOC140863435 gene encoding leucine-rich repeat protein 2-like has protein sequence MAFPSLFLCFILPIFFSFSSTFCTNSEGNALHALRIRLSDPTNVLQSWDPTLVNPCTWFHVTCDSNSHVIRLDLGNSNISGTLGSELGELKHLQYLELYRNNIGGKIPDELGNLEKLISLDLYGNNFEGNIPKSLSKLKSLRFLRLNDNKLAGSIPRELTNLSKLKLFDVSNNDLCGTIPVDGPFGNFAMESFDNNRLNGPELKGLVSYDFGC, from the exons ATGGCTTTTCCCTCTCTCTTCCTCTGCTTCATCCTCCCCATTTTCTTCTCCTTTTCTTCAACATTCTGCACAAATTCTGAAG GAAATGCGTTGCATGCTTTGAGAATCAGGCTTTCGGACCCCACAAATGTTCTACAAAGCTGGGATCCAACACTTGTAAATCCTTGCACTTGGTTTCATGTCACTTGTGACTCTAACAGCCATGTAATTCGCCT GGACTTGGGAAATTCCAACATCTCTGGGACACTGGGTTCTGAGCTTGGTGAACTGAAGCACCTTCAGTATTT GGAACTTTACAGAAATAACATAGGAGGGAAAATCCCAGACGAGTTGGGCAATTTGGAGAAACTTATCAGCTTGGATCTGTATGGCAACAACTTTGAAGGGAATATACCGAAATCTCTCTCTAAACTGAAGTCTCTCAGATTTCT TCGACTGAATGATAACAAGTTAGCCGGATCAATTCCAAGGGAACTCACCAATCTATCCAAGCTCAAACTTTT tgatgtcTCGAATAATGATCTTTGTGGAACAATACCGGTTGATGGCCCATTCGGAAATTTTGCCATGGAAAG TTTTGATAACAACAGACTCAATGGTCCTGAGCTGAAGGGTTTGGTGTCCTATGACTTCGGATGCTGA
- the LOC140863436 gene encoding uncharacterized protein, producing the protein MATEGQSSCSLPVEGEEDNELMLYGSESGWVEARTHCDHLASLSSDLFHIPTPHTPCNRCQHPDENWLCLCCKDVLCSRFVNKHMLEHFRQENHSLALSFSDLSVWCFSCDAYLDAQVILPLRPVYDTAYILKFGEAPPLRALGHS; encoded by the exons ATGGCGACGGAAGGTCAATCGTCGTGCTCTCTGCCCGTGGAAGGAGAAGAAGACAACGAGTTGATGTTATACGGCTCCGAATCGGGCTGGGTCGAGGCCCGAACCCACTGTGATCATCTCGCTTCTCTGAGTTCCGACCTCTTTCACATCCCAACTCCCCATACTCCCTGCAATAG GTGCCAACATCCGGATGAAAACTGGCTATGCTTATGCTGCAAAGACGTACTCTGCAGCCGTTTTGTGAACAAGCACATGCTGGAGCATTTTCGACAAGAGAATCACAGTTTGGCTCTGAGCTTCAG TGATCTCTCTGTGTGGTGTTTCTCCTGTGATGCTTATCTCGATGCTCAAGTGATATTGCCACTTCGCCCGGTTTATGACACTGCATATATATTGAAGTTTGGTGAAGCTCCCCCGCTCCGTGCACTCGGTCATTCATAG